TGGACGTGTCCGCGAGCCCGAAGAACAGCGCGGCCCGCTCACGTACGAACGACAGGTAAGCGTGCGGCGGCTGCGATTCCAGCGCGGACAGGTGGTGCCAGGTGACGTTCAGGCACTCCCACACCTCGCTGGCCAGCACCTCGCGCACGCCTCTCGCGCTGTCCCTGGCCGACTGGATGGAGGCAGCGATCGAGGCCGGCTCGTCCAGGTCGTAGGCCAGGCGCCGGATCACGGCGGGCGCGCTGACGGAGGCGACCGGGCTCAGGCCGAGGACCGCGAAGATGGAGCGGCAGGTCTCGGGCTCGTCAAGCATGCGGTGCACGGACACGTCGAGGAGTCTGGCGGTGTCGTCGGCGCGCTCGACGTACCTTCCGATCCAGTAGAGGGTCTCGGCGATCCGGCTCAGGAGCGGTCGTGTCACGGCATAGCCTCCCAAGAAGTCACTGCTCGTCCTCCCATGCGGCCGTGCGGCTCGGGCTCCACTGCGCGGCGGGCGGCGCGACGGTGGCGGGGATGGCCGCGGCCGGGGTCTCGCCGAGCACCCAGGTGTCCTTGGACCCGCCTCCCCTGCTGGAGTTGACCACCAGCTCCCCTTCCGGCAGCGCCACCCGGGTCAGCCCGCCGGGCAACAGCCACACGTCCTCGCCGTCGTTCACGGCGAAGGGCCGCAGGTCGATGTGGCGTGGCACGGGCCACTCGCCGATCAGGGTGGGTGAGGTGGACAGCAGTACCGGCCGCTGGGCGATCCACCCGCGCGGGTCGTCGCGTACGGCCCGCCGCACCACCGCCAGCTGCTCGTCCGTGGCGACGGGCCCGATCACGATGCCCTTGCCACCGGCCCCGTCCACGGGCTTCAGCACCAGCTCGCCGGCGCGGGCCAGCACGTCGTCGCGTACGTCGGGATCGTCCAGCCGGTACGTCTCCACGTTCGGCAGCAGCGGCGACTCGCCCAGGTAGTAGCCGATCAGGTCGGGCACGTACGTGTAGACGAGCTTGTCGTCGGCCACCCCGTTGCCCACGCCGTTGGCGATCGTGACGTTGCCCAGGCGCGCGGCGTTCACCAGTCCGGGGCAGCCGAGCACGGAGTCGCCGCGGAAGTGCAGCGGGTCGAGGTAGTCGTCGTCGACCCTGCGGTAGACGACGTGGACGGGACGGCGGCCGTACGTGGTGACCATGTAGAGGCGGTTGCCCTCGCAGACCAGGTCGCGGCCCTCGACCAGTTCCACCCCCATGAGGCGGGCCAGCAGCGCGTGCTCGAAATAGGCGGCGTTGTAGACGCCGGGCGTGAGCAGGACCACGGTGGGATCGGACACCCCGGCGGGGGCGGCGGCGCGTAACGCGGCCAGCAGCCTGGCCGGGTACTCCTCGACCGGACGCACGAACTGCTCCGAGAACAGCGTCGGCAGCGTGCGCGTCATGGCGAGCCGGTTCTCCAGCACGTAGCTGACGCCGCTGGGCGTGCGGACGTTGTCCTCCAGCACGTGCAGCGCGCCGCGCTCGTCGCGGATCAGGTCGGTGCCGCCTACGTGCACGCGGACGCCGTTCGGCGGGCGCCAGCCGTGCGCCTCCCGGTGGTAGTGAGGGCTGGAGTGGAGCAGCCGCCAGGGAACCACGCCGTCGTGGAAGACCTGGTGCCTGCCGTACACGTCGTCCAGGAACGCCTCCAGCGCGCGGATCCGCTGGCGCACGCCGCGGGTCACGAGGTCCCATTCGGCGGCGTCGATGATCCGCGGGATCAGGTCGAGCGGGAAGGGCCGCTCGACGCCCGCGTAGTCGAAGGTGACGCCCCGGTGGGTGAACATCCTGGCGAGCTGGTCTGCCCTGGACCGCAGCTCGCGCACCCCCAGCGGCTGGAGAGCGGCGAAGAGCGCCTGGTACTGGGGGCGGGGGACGCCCGCCCGCTCGAACATCTCGTCCCATGCTTCGGCCATGACGTATTTGTCGAAGATGTCCGCCATGTCCGGACACTAGGAAATCCTTGTTTCGTCCGATCGCGTCGCATGTTACGGATAGCGGCCTGGGTGGCTCAATGGTCGGTACGGACCCAGCGTTCGAGCGAGTCGGTCAGCCACAGATGCGTCGAGCCCAGTGTGACCGCCTCACCGCTGACCTCCCCCACGAGCCGCCAGTACCGCCGCATCCGCGGTTCCCTGTCGGGTGCCACGTTCGCCAGCAGCTCGCGCCGGAACTCCGGGGTGTCGCCCCTCCCCCGCACCGAGGCGTGCACCGCCACGAAGCGGTCGAGCTCCGGACCCGACCGGGGCGGCTCGCCCGCGCGCACCATGGGCTCGACCATGCCGCACGCCTCGGCGATCCCGTACATCAGCTCGTTCTCGTCCGCGATCAGCTCGACGTTGACCCGCCCCCTGGCCAGCAGGCCGCGCAGCAGGGACCGGTCGGCGACCACGGTGACCAGCTCGGCGTACGCGACCACCTGCGACGGCGTCGGATCGACGGGCGGCTCGGGCACGGCCATGGCGACGAACCCGGTGAACATCTCCTCCGCGACCTGCGCCACCATCGTGCGCCGCCAGAAGTCGATCAGCGCGTCGCGGGCCGCGCAGCCGTCCTCCACGGCGGCCAGCAGGTCCAGCCGGGCACCCCGCTCGGCTGGGCTCGCCTCCTCGACCGCCCGCAACGAGGCGCGCCGCCACGCGAGGTCCGCGAGCCGTACGTCGAGCGCCGCCCGCTCGGCCGCGACGGCCTCGGCCATGGAACGCTCGCCGTTGAGCACGGCGGTGATGGCGGGCAGACCGAGCCCGAGCCCGCGCAGCCGCCTGACCAGGCCGAGCCGCTCCACGGCCGCCCGGCCGAACCTGCGGTGCCCTCCCGCGCTGCGCACCGACTCGATGATGCCCTCGTCGCAGTAGAAGCGGATGGTCCGCACCGGCACGCCGGTCAGCGCCGCCAGGTCTCCGATCCCAAGCGTCTCGTCACGCAACGGCATGTGAACCTCCGGCCAACTGGATGCCTCATTCATACTCCCCGCTCTCGGCGACAGCCGGGTCCGCACTCGCCCCGGCCCTCGACAGGGTGCCGCCACGGCCGCCACGATGAGCCCGGTCCGTATTCAGCTGTTCGTAAGAGCTAGGCTGCTCTCCGGCGATCAAAACCATGCAAAGGGGTCAAAGGGGATGAACGGGACTGTCATGGCGGTCAGCAGCAGCGGCGAGCACTCTTTCAGCAAGCCGACCCGGGAGAGCATCACTCTGCTGGCCGGACTCGGGGTGGAGGGGGACGCGCACGCGGGCGTGACGGTCAAGCATCGCTCCCGAGTCGCCCAGGACCCGACCCAGCCGAACCTCCGTCAGGTGCACCTCATCCACGACGAGCTTCTCGCCGAGGTGGGTGCGGCGGGTTTCCGGGTCAAGCCCGGCGAGCTCGGCGAGAACATCACCACCAAGGGCATCGATCTGCTCGGCCTGCCGGTCGGCACGCTGCTGCGCATCGGCGACGAGGCCGTCGTGGAGGTGACCGGGCTGCGTAACCCTTGCCTTCAGATCGACGCCTTCCAGAACGGTCTGCTCAAGCAGGTCGTCGGCCGCGACGAGGCCGGGAACGTGGTCCGCAGGGCCGGCGTCATGAGCGTCGTCAGGACGGGTGGCGTGGTGCGCCCTGGCGACGTGATCAAAGTTGAGCTCCCGGCCGAGCCGCACCGACCCCTCGACCGGGTCTGACTGCATGGCGCCGGGCGGTGCTCCCCGGCTCAGCCACCGCACGCCTGCCTGGTCGCCCACGCCGACGCGCAGTGCCCCGCCCGCCCCGGTTCCCGGCACTGTTGGCGAAGTAGATCAGAAAGCAGCGGCCCCGTGATCGCGAACGAAATAGAACACCCAGTTCATCCCGGATCCGGATCGCATGCTGGACACGATCCCGGAACGCGCTGTGACGGCGGGGCTGCTTCGTGCCGGAGGTCGGCAACGCACCGACTCCACCCACGCGCTCATGACCGTGCGCACGATGAACCGTCTGGAGCCCAGCCCCAACCCGCATCTCACCCTTCGCCGCTCTGCGTCCGGCGGCATGATGAGACTCTGCTCAGGCAAACCCGCACCAGAGACGCCAGAAGGTGCCTTCCAACACACTCATGTGATCGTGGTGGAAAATGCTTCAGATGGGGACGGCGATCGCGGCGGGGGCGGGATGCAGGTATGGCGTTTCCGGCGGGCCCGGTCAGCGGAGGTGCAGTGCCTCGGGGTTGGCTGCGAAGTAGTCAGCGATCGACGTGGGGGTGCGGCCGGTGAGGCGTTCGACTGTGTGCGTGGTCACGTCGAACCAGCCTGCGCGCTTGTATGTGCCCAAGCCCGTCCAGCCCTGGACGTACACATCGGGGAGCCCGCGTTCGGACAGCGTCGCGGCCAGAGCGGTGTCCGAGACCTGCTCGCAGCGGACCGGACGGCCGGTGACCTGGGCGAGCGCGTCGGCCACATCCGTGTCCGTCACCGCCTCGGGGCCCGTGACTTCCAGGAGTTGCCCCTCGCAGCCGCCCTGGGCCAGCACGGCCGCGGCCACGGCGGCGCTGTCGTCGCGGGTGATGTGCCCCACCCGGCCGTCACCCGAATTGCTGGGTAGCACGCCGGTGGCGACGGCGAGGGCGGGCACGCCGACGAGGTTCCACATCTCCGGCCACTGGTTGAACCGCAGCGCCGTAAACGTCAGCTCCGACTCAGCCAGCAACCGCTCGGTCTCCTTGTGGTTCTGGATGAGTGCCTGAGGCTGGCCCGGCTCGCCTGCTCTGGCGAACGACGTGTAGATCATGTGACCCACGCCCGCCTTGGCCGCCGCCTCGATGGCGTTGACGTGTCCGCGAGGCGCTCCGCTGAGCGAGCCCATACTGATCATCAGCAGCCGCTCCGCGCCTTCGAACGCGTCGGACAGACTCGCCGGATCGTCGAAATCGGCGTAACGGGCGGCCACGCCGAGGTCGGCGACGGCATCAGGGGTACGGGACAGCGCCACCACACGAGCGGCATCCACCCGCTGGAGTAGGTGCTCGACAATGAGGCGTCCGAGCTGTCCGGACGCCCCGCTGACCACGATCATGCAAATCCTCCTTGAACGTCAAGCTACGTATCCTGATCCTTGGCCAGCAGGAGCGAGGTCCGAAAGAAGGCACATCTATGTCCACTGCCGCCATCACCGTCCCCGTCACGGTGGCCGATCATGACAACTGCCCCGCGACCAGCGTCTTGCGCCGGGTGGGCGACAAGTGGAGCGTCGTGATCCTTTCGGTCCTGGCGCATGGTGCGTACGGCTTCAACGAGCTGGACCGGTCCGTGGAGGGCCTCAGCCGGCGCATGCTCACCCGTACGCTGCGCGCCCTCGAAGAGGACGGGCTGATCAGCCGCACACTCCATCCGACCGTGCCGCCACGTGTCGAATACACGCTCACCGACTTGGGCCGCTCCTTCCTGGAGCCGGTGCGCGCCCTGGGCTTGTGGGCCCTCGCACACCGGTCCGATCTCGAAGCCGCACGCACTCGTGACGGTTAGGAGGCAGCCATATCGCTGGGCGCCCTACTGCTAGGAGTCATCCCAGACCTGGCTTTCATTCCTCTCCGCGCCGTGTTCCTGTGCCGCCACGCCAGGCTCGCGCCCGCCTCATCCTTGTCACGCATGCGCGATACGCCGCTGGGCGGACATCGGCCGTCCGCCTGCGGGCAGATGCGCAGGCGTCAGAGGTGCCGACCGTGACGTCGCCCGAGCACCATCGCCGCTCTGAGACGGGACGATCGTTCGGTTGATGGACACGGGCGCTGCAACGTCCCAGTGGCTACTTGACTTCCAGTGGACTGGAGTTTCTACGGTGCCGGCGTACGAGATAGAGAGGAGATTCGTCATGGCGACACTGGACACCGCGCGGATGGCCGAGGGGCTGCGCGAGCAGACCGCGGGGTTCGCCCGCGCTGCCGCCGCAGGGGAGCCGGACGCGCGGGTGCCGACCTGTCCGGAATGGTCGTTGCGTACGCTCGTGGGGCACATCGGGCTGGGACATCGGTACGCGACCGGGGTGCTGCGCAAGGGTGACCCGCAGCCCGCGCCGGACCCGTGGCAGGCCGCTCCCGGCTCGCCGGACAGGTGGGCGGAGTGGCTGCGCGACGGCGCCGAGGAGCTGATCGGCGCCGTCCAGGAGGCCGGCGCGGACACCGAGGTCTGGACGTTCCTGGGGCCGCGACCCGCGGCGTTCTGGCTGCGCAGGATGCTGAACGACACCGCCGTCCACCACTACGACGCGGCGGTCACGACGGGCGGCGGGTTCGGGATCGCCGACGATCTCGCGGCCGACGTGATCGTCGAGGGGCTGGAGATGCTGGTGTCCCCCGGCGCGGAGGCGCTCAAGCCGCAGCTGGTCGAGCTGCGCGGCAACGGTGAGCGGCTCGGGCTGCAACCCCGTCAGGGAGACGGGTGGGTGATCATCAGGTCGCCCGAGGGGATGTGGTGGGAGCACGGGCCGGTGGAGGCCGATGTGGTGCTGTCGGGAGCCGTCGCGTACGTCATGCTGGTGTGCAACCGCCGACTCCCGCTGGACGACGACCGGGTGACGGTCACGGGCGACCGCGCGCTGCTGGAGCACTGGCTGGCCCACATGGCGATCTAGCTGCGCGCTCGCGCCCGGCCGGGCGTAGGGTCCCACCGGGATGCTCCCCATGACGACGGGAGCTGCGATTGCGGGGACCGCCGTCGCGGGTCAGCATCGAAGATGCCAGCCAAACACCCCATGGAGGCATTCAGTGTTAACGGTGATCGGCGCGGGATTCCCGCGTACCGGGACCACCTCGATGAAAGCGGCACTGGAACGACTCGGGTTCGGGCCGTGCCACCACATGTTCGACATCCTCACCAACCCCGCCCGCGTCGACAGGTGGCTGCCCCTGGCCACCGGCGGGCAGGTGGACTGGGAGGAGGTCTTCGACGGCTTCCGCTCCACGCAGGACTGGCCCGCGTCCTTCTTCTGGCGGGAGCAGGCGAAGGCGTACCCGGAGGCGAAGGTCGTCCTGACCGTACGCGACCCGCACGACTGGTACGTGAGCATGCAAGCGCTCGCCGCCAGCGGCCCGGGAAGGCAGCTCCCGGAGGACATGCCGGAGGCGGCTGCGGCCATGTTCGACGGGATGAGGCGGCTCGGCCCGGTGCTCGAGCTGATCAGCCGGTCCGTGTTCGACGGCCATGGGAGCCTCAGGGAGGGGCTGCCCGACGAGGACGTGGCGGTGGCGGCGTTCGAGCGGCACGTGGCCACCGTCAAGGAGAGCCTGCCCGCGGAGCGGCTGCTGGTGTTCGACGTGCGCGAAGGGTGGGAGCCGCTCTGCCGGTTCCTGGGCGTGGACGTCCCTGACGGGGAGCCTTTCCCGCACCTGAACGACGCGAAGGCGATCCGCCAGACCATGGACCGGCTGATCACCGAGGGCACCGTCCAGTCGCCGCTCGAGCGGCGCGAGTGAGGAACGCGCACCGCGCGGCCGGTCAGGTGTCCAGGTAGCGGAGGATCGCCAGGACGCGGCGGCTGTAGCCGGGGTCGTGAGGCAGGTCGAGCTTCTCGACGATGGCGTTGACGTGCTTCTCGACCGTGCTGAGTGAGACGTGGAGCCGCTCGGCGATGGCCGCGTTCACGAAGCCCTGGGCGAGGTGGCGCAGCACCTCGCCCTCGCGCGGGCTCAGCCTGCTCAGCGGATCGGCGTGGGTGGTGCGGGCCAGGAGTTGCCGCACCACCTCGGGATCGAACGCGGTGCCGCCCGCGCGTACGCGTTCGAGCGAGTCGAGGAAGTCGGCCACCTCCGAGACCCGGTCCTTGAGCAGGTAGCCGAGGCCGCGCGTGGAGCCGGCCAGGAGCCTGGCCGCGTAGTGCTGCTCGACGTACTGGGGCAGGACCAGCACGCCCACTCCGGGATGGCGTTCGCGGATCTCCAGGGCCGCCCGGAGGCCGTCGTCCTTGTGGCCGGGCGGCATGCGTACGTCGATCACGGCCACCTCGGGGAGTGCCGCCAGGTGCGCGCGGACGCTGCGACCCGGATGGAGCGCGCGGGCGTCGAGGAGCGCGCCGACCGTGCGCAGCGGGTTCCTGATCTGGTGGTACGGCACGCCGCGGATCAGCGCGGTGCCGGAGGTGGGGCGGTCGAGGCCGAGTATCAGGCGCATCGTCGTCGACATTCATGTGACTGCTGCGACTGCTCGTGCACCTGATCCTGACCGCTTGTGACGCCGGTCGGACGGCACGGATCGCCGCGTCCCAGGTGAGCGCGGCGCGCGCCGACCGACCGCCCGCCTGACGGCGCGCGGCGAGGTGGACGGGTGGAGGTCAGGTGTCGAACATGGTCTTGGCCAGGTCGTACGACTGTCCGGTCACGTCCTCCTCCGCCAGCCGGAACGCCTCGACGATGGCGTCCGTCAGCGCCTGCGAGCCCAGGCGCAGCGCGCGGGGGTCGATGCGCAGCGCGGCCAGCGAGCCGGTGTGCCTGAGCTCGACGACGACCTGGCCTCCGGCGCTCTGCCCGCGCCCCCTGGTCTCCTCCAGCCGGCGGCTCACCTCCTCGAAGCGAGCCGTCTGCGCTGCCATCTCGGCCAGAGCGCGATCGATTTCCGGGTCACCGGTATGAGGTGTCGTCATGGCTGTTCCTTACTCACTCGATCAGCGCTTGAAGATGAACGCCCTGGGCGCGTGCGCCAGCGCCGAGCGGAGCGCGCCCTGTTCCGTCAGCGAGCCACTCGTGACGAGGGGGTAAATGGTGGCGGCCGAGAGGGTGCGGCGGAAGAACTTGCCCGCAGGGCCCGAGCCCAGCAACGTGTCGGTGACCTTCGTGGCGGGGAAGAACTTGCGCACGTCGCTCAGCGACTTGATGCCGCCGTTGTAGGCCATCTCGGCGACGAAGTGCTTGCCCGCGTACTCCCAGAGGTTGCCCATCGGCTGCCCGGTGGCGGCGGAGCTGCCCGCGTGCACGCCGGTCTTGAGCGCGGTCCACAGGACGGAGTCCGCCAGCGCGTCGAGCCCCTCCCGGACGAGGTAGTTGCCGACGCGGCGCTTGCCCATATGCATCTCCAGGATCATCTTGGTGATCTTCTGGAAGAGCGTGCGCTCCAGCCTGGCCCTGGCCACCAGCCAGTTGAACGCCCTCTCGGCCGCGATCCTGGCCGCCGGGTAGACGAAGCCGAACATCATTGTGAAGGCCATGGCGGCGAGCGCCGTGCCGATCCACTTGAGCTGTTCGCGGTGCTCGTCCACGGCGTGAGCGTACTTCTCGCAGCCGGCCGCCAGGTCCAGCAGCTCCTCCTGGAGCGCGGCGTAGCGGGGGGCGAGCTCCGTCGGCCACACGTCCGCGAAGCGGTCCACGGAGCGGCTGTCGTTCGCCTTGCGTACCTCGGCGACGCCGATGTCGGTGTGGTGGGCGATCTTCTCGATGGACGCGGCGAATTCACGCAGCGCCTTGGCCCGCGCCCGGAGGTTGCTCACGTCGGCCACCGGCACGTATACGTCGGCGAACCAGGCCAGCGCCTGGAAGGGGTCGAACATCAGGCGCCTTCCTTGAGCGGCGGGGCCTGCGGGATCGGGGCCTCACCGACGTCGGGGATGCTGGGCAGCGTGTTGATGATCTCCGTCTCCAGCCAGGTCCAGAGCTTCTCCAGGTCCCGGAAGTTCCCCGCCGAGCTGAAGTTCCTGTCGGCGATGCGCTTCATGGCGTCGGTGAGGGAGTCGTAGCCGTCGCTGTACCACTCGGCGAACGCGCGCCCGTCGTCGTCCCCCCCGACCAGGTCGGAGGTGGTGGCCAGCGAGGTGGACCCGCGATGGAGCGCTACGACGTCGTCGCCGATGTCGTCGAAGAGCCTGGCCAGGCCGCGGATCGACACCCAGTCGATCTGGACCTGGCCGCCGGGGGCACCCGGGTTGGGCGTGGGTTGCGGCGCCGGGGACGGGCTGGGGTTCGGATACGGGTTCGGGTACGGGCTCGGCGAAGGGGAGCCGGACCACGTGGGCGAGGGAGAGCCGGACCACGTAGGTGAAGGGGTGCCCGGCCACGTGGGCGAAGGGCTGCCCGACGGGGTCGGGCTGGGGACCGGAGGGCCCGTCGGCGTCGGAGTGCCCGTCGGGCCGGACGACTCCGTAGGCGTGGGAGTGGGGCCGCTCGTCGCCGTCG
This genomic interval from Nonomuraea helvata contains the following:
- a CDS encoding sulfotransferase family protein, which produces MLTVIGAGFPRTGTTSMKAALERLGFGPCHHMFDILTNPARVDRWLPLATGGQVDWEEVFDGFRSTQDWPASFFWREQAKAYPEAKVVLTVRDPHDWYVSMQALAASGPGRQLPEDMPEAAAAMFDGMRRLGPVLELISRSVFDGHGSLREGLPDEDVAVAAFERHVATVKESLPAERLLVFDVREGWEPLCRFLGVDVPDGEPFPHLNDAKAIRQTMDRLITEGTVQSPLERRE
- a CDS encoding MOSC domain-containing protein, whose amino-acid sequence is MNGTVMAVSSSGEHSFSKPTRESITLLAGLGVEGDAHAGVTVKHRSRVAQDPTQPNLRQVHLIHDELLAEVGAAGFRVKPGELGENITTKGIDLLGLPVGTLLRIGDEAVVEVTGLRNPCLQIDAFQNGLLKQVVGRDEAGNVVRRAGVMSVVRTGGVVRPGDVIKVELPAEPHRPLDRV
- a CDS encoding YbaB/EbfC family nucleoid-associated protein; translation: MTTPHTGDPEIDRALAEMAAQTARFEEVSRRLEETRGRGQSAGGQVVVELRHTGSLAALRIDPRALRLGSQALTDAIVEAFRLAEEDVTGQSYDLAKTMFDT
- a CDS encoding MerR family transcriptional regulator, which produces MPLRDETLGIGDLAALTGVPVRTIRFYCDEGIIESVRSAGGHRRFGRAAVERLGLVRRLRGLGLGLPAITAVLNGERSMAEAVAAERAALDVRLADLAWRRASLRAVEEASPAERGARLDLLAAVEDGCAARDALIDFWRRTMVAQVAEEMFTGFVAMAVPEPPVDPTPSQVVAYAELVTVVADRSLLRGLLARGRVNVELIADENELMYGIAEACGMVEPMVRAGEPPRSGPELDRFVAVHASVRGRGDTPEFRRELLANVAPDREPRMRRYWRLVGEVSGEAVTLGSTHLWLTDSLERWVRTDH
- a CDS encoding maleylpyruvate isomerase family mycothiol-dependent enzyme; translation: MATLDTARMAEGLREQTAGFARAAAAGEPDARVPTCPEWSLRTLVGHIGLGHRYATGVLRKGDPQPAPDPWQAAPGSPDRWAEWLRDGAEELIGAVQEAGADTEVWTFLGPRPAAFWLRRMLNDTAVHHYDAAVTTGGGFGIADDLAADVIVEGLEMLVSPGAEALKPQLVELRGNGERLGLQPRQGDGWVIIRSPEGMWWEHGPVEADVVLSGAVAYVMLVCNRRLPLDDDRVTVTGDRALLEHWLAHMAI
- a CDS encoding LuxR C-terminal-related transcriptional regulator, whose translation is MRLILGLDRPTSGTALIRGVPYHQIRNPLRTVGALLDARALHPGRSVRAHLAALPEVAVIDVRMPPGHKDDGLRAALEIRERHPGVGVLVLPQYVEQHYAARLLAGSTRGLGYLLKDRVSEVADFLDSLERVRAGGTAFDPEVVRQLLARTTHADPLSRLSPREGEVLRHLAQGFVNAAIAERLHVSLSTVEKHVNAIVEKLDLPHDPGYSRRVLAILRYLDT
- a CDS encoding NAD(P)H-binding protein yields the protein MIVVSGASGQLGRLIVEHLLQRVDAARVVALSRTPDAVADLGVAARYADFDDPASLSDAFEGAERLLMISMGSLSGAPRGHVNAIEAAAKAGVGHMIYTSFARAGEPGQPQALIQNHKETERLLAESELTFTALRFNQWPEMWNLVGVPALAVATGVLPSNSGDGRVGHITRDDSAAVAAAVLAQGGCEGQLLEVTGPEAVTDTDVADALAQVTGRPVRCEQVSDTALAATLSERGLPDVYVQGWTGLGTYKRAGWFDVTTHTVERLTGRTPTSIADYFAANPEALHLR
- a CDS encoding helix-turn-helix domain-containing protein, whose translation is MSTAAITVPVTVADHDNCPATSVLRRVGDKWSVVILSVLAHGAYGFNELDRSVEGLSRRMLTRTLRALEEDGLISRTLHPTVPPRVEYTLTDLGRSFLEPVRALGLWALAHRSDLEAARTRDG
- a CDS encoding circularly permuted type 2 ATP-grasp protein gives rise to the protein MADIFDKYVMAEAWDEMFERAGVPRPQYQALFAALQPLGVRELRSRADQLARMFTHRGVTFDYAGVERPFPLDLIPRIIDAAEWDLVTRGVRQRIRALEAFLDDVYGRHQVFHDGVVPWRLLHSSPHYHREAHGWRPPNGVRVHVGGTDLIRDERGALHVLEDNVRTPSGVSYVLENRLAMTRTLPTLFSEQFVRPVEEYPARLLAALRAAAPAGVSDPTVVLLTPGVYNAAYFEHALLARLMGVELVEGRDLVCEGNRLYMVTTYGRRPVHVVYRRVDDDYLDPLHFRGDSVLGCPGLVNAARLGNVTIANGVGNGVADDKLVYTYVPDLIGYYLGESPLLPNVETYRLDDPDVRDDVLARAGELVLKPVDGAGGKGIVIGPVATDEQLAVVRRAVRDDPRGWIAQRPVLLSTSPTLIGEWPVPRHIDLRPFAVNDGEDVWLLPGGLTRVALPEGELVVNSSRGGGSKDTWVLGETPAAAIPATVAPPAAQWSPSRTAAWEDEQ